One part of the Aspergillus luchuensis IFO 4308 DNA, chromosome 5, nearly complete sequence genome encodes these proteins:
- a CDS encoding L-lactate dehydrogenase (COG:C;~EggNog:ENOG410PIMB;~InterPro:IPR012133,IPR037396,IPR000262,IPR013785;~PFAM:PF01070;~go_function: GO:0003824 - catalytic activity [Evidence IEA];~go_function: GO:0010181 - FMN binding [Evidence IEA];~go_function: GO:0016491 - oxidoreductase activity [Evidence IEA];~go_process: GO:0055114 - oxidation-reduction process [Evidence IEA]) — protein sequence MSDPTNPNIEKRTTPQWALYQRENFWKVNDGQTVPFNTDPRKLEEEAHKKLSQGGWFYASSNAGMSNTHLANRQAFFRHRIIPNQLVDTNQRDTTTEIFGHKVSAPIGFAPIGINKIYHPSAELAVAKVAGELNLPYCLSTAGSTPIEKVGEANGQGNPRFFQLYMPHDDELTLSLLNRAWKSGFDALILTTDTWQLGWRHDDVANSNYAFYRGIGADLGLTDPVFQKRCREAGIDPEKDVVAASAKWIDSVWHGRAWSWEKIPWLIEQWKKISGGRPFAIKGIQSVADAKKCVEYGVDGIVVSNHAGRQVDGAIASLDALENIANAVGDQIYIMFDSGVRGGSDVAKALALGARFVFVGRLWIWGLSIMGEEGVRHVMKSLLADFDILMAVGGYNSVKDFDKSILGKGFRMISWDGS from the exons ATGAGTGACCCAACCAACCCCAACATTGAGAAGCGAACAACCCCCCAATGGGCTCTGTACCAGCGTGAGAACTTCTGGAAAGTGAATGATGGCCAAACAGTCCCGTTCAACACAG ACCCCAGAAAGCTCGAAGAGGAGGCGCACAAGAAGCTAAGCCAAGGGGGCTG GTTCTATGCATCCTCCAACGCAGGCATGTCCAACACCCACCTCGCCAACCGGCAAGCTTTCTTCCGTCATCGGATCATCCCCAACCAGCTAGTAGACACCAACCAGCgagacaccaccaccgagaTCTTCGGCCACAAAGTATCCGCGCCAATCGGCTTCGCGCCCATCGGGATCAACAAGATCTACCACCCATCCGCCGAGCTCGCAGTAGCCAAAGTGGCCGGCGAACTTAACCTCCCCTACTGTCTTTCCACAGCAGGGAGCACTCCCATCGAGAAAGTCGGCGAAGCCAACGGCCAAGGCAACCCCCGTTTCTTCCAGCTATACATGCCACATGATGACGAGCTGACCTTGTCCCTGCTCAACCGGGCCTGGAAGTCCGGGTTCGATGCACTGATTCTCACAACTGATACCTGGCAATTGGGCTGGCGGCATGACGACGTCGCCAACTCCAATTATGCCTTTTACCGCGGCATCGGGGCGGACCTTGGCTTGACGGATCCGGTGTTCCAGAAACGGTGTCGCGAGGCGGGCATTGACCCGGAGAAGGATGTGGTGGCTGCATCGGCCAAGTGGATTGATTCCGTCTGGCATGGGCGTGCTTGGTCGTGGGAGAAGATCCCCTGGTTGATTGAAcagtggaagaagatttcTGGGGGTCGACCGTTCGCTATTAAGGGGATCCAGTCTGTGGCGGATGCGAAGAAGTGTGTTGAGTATGGGGTTGATGGGATCGTGGTGAGCAATCATGCGGGTAGACAGGTGGATGGTGCTATTGCGAGTCTTGATGCGTTGGAGAATATTGCCAATGCGGTCGGTGATCAGATTTACATCATGTTTGATTCTGGTGTTCGTGGAGGCAGTGATGTCGCTAAGGCGCTGGCTCTGGGAGCTCGCTTTGTTTTCGTCGGTCGGCTCTGGATCTGGGGTCTTAGTATCatgggtgaggagggcgttCGCCATGTGATGAAGTCGCTGTTGGCCGATTTCGATATCTTGATGGCTGTTGGAGGGTACAATAGCGTTAAGGACTTCGATAAGTCCATACTAGGTAAGGGTTTCAGGATGATTTCTTGGGATGGAAGCTAA
- a CDS encoding nucleoporin NDC1 (COG:U;~EggNog:ENOG410PIF1;~InterPro:IPR019049;~PFAM:PF09531;~TransMembrane:6 (i21-40o46-72i93-113o146-168i213-232o267-288i)), whose amino-acid sequence MAAAQPRPYRRILTSALHRRFVHASALALLVCYVVAFAIGDKSSFLWAWFPIGGCGIRTVLLFLCSLVVFVLRVGQMHIGARTTSSPLSTFKYLVPLDVIQTFGWYLFSAWWFSEVYRWSSSSTAHLELVNRARPHERASLNERAIYLYAYHFLLAVSQSVAHLYYDYDRVPLPVARRVAGSADEDSRLELSISKRLQSALPQLIKDGLKRSILVSILCPFAYAFVLRRPAWRTTLFFAKLFWDFPRSAASPPGVIPPIFGVIVRTLISGGLLVLCWQTANLFFSVFLSKEPLKRGQPLTAEAKDPNGSLLNGLKAKKETVRAFAFWELYFISQRFPDRRKAIFNDIDREEGAAWSQILQAATDVITGVTTRISEAKNPSSGPKPAPVQQSEPVLHSLPRLTDPPKADNIFAPSPKASTRQQKIGEAFTTTARAYGNSPDWTPTARARARDVLDRASSAMLSPERKQKLLGSSQELKMLTAPSTSKPENLHPFLAQLLRSPLGRLFRQTYARRLSGIVLGTPHATICSIIDATESLTCLLIKSLAEDQYGKVQADVATVVRLLTETITTLEPFINGGLDAHWTDVNFPPSSNPEAQAAARRVPDVDLVLDTMKASLKDLLSSFGPYFKNLGLGPKDLRLAKEAAGVVEEDPFI is encoded by the exons ATGGCTGCAGCACAGCCTCGCCCGTATCGGCGCATCTTGACCTCTGCGCTGCACAGACGGTTTGTTCATGCGTCGGCACTGGCGCTTTTGGTCTGCTATGTAGTGGCATTCGCTATTGGAGATAAATCGTCCT TCTTATGGGCTTGGTTCCCcattggaggatgtggaatTCGCACAGTCCTTCTCTTCCTATGCAGtctcgtcgtcttcgtcctccgtGTTGGTCAGATGCACATCGGTGCCAGgacaacctcctcccctctcagCACCTTCAAATACCTCGTTCCCCTCGACGTTATACAGACTTTCGGCTGGTACTTGTTCTCCGCCTGGTGGTTTAGTGAAGTCTACAGGTGGTCTTCTTCAAGTACTGCACACCTTGAGTTGGTGAACAGAGCTAG ACCTCACGAACGAGCAAGCTTGAACGAAAGAGCGATCTACCTTTATGCCTATCACTTTCTCCTGGCAGTCTCGCAGTCAGTGGCGCATCTTTACTACGACTACGATCGTGTCCCTCTTCCCGTTGCCAGGAGGGTCGCTGGCTCCGCTGATGAAGATAGCCGGCTGGAGCTATCGATCTCTAAACGCCTTCAGTCAGCGTTGCCGCAGCTCATCAAGGATGGGCTGAAACGGAGTATTCTGGTTTCCATTCTTTGCCCATTCGCATACGCATTCGTCCTCCGACGCCCGGCATGGCGCACCACTTTGTTCTTTGCAAAGCTCTTCTGGGATTTCCCGAGATCTGCCGCAAGCCCTCCCGGCGTTATCCCGCCAATCTTCGGAGTTATCGTGCGCACTTTGATCTCAGGAGGCCTTCTAGTTCTCTGCTGGCAGACAGCCAACCTCTTTTTCTCCGTGTTCCTCAGCAAAGAGCCCCTCAAGCGAGGCCAGCCCTTGACGGCCGAAGCCAAGGATCCCAACGGCAGCCTGCTGAATGGACTAAAAGCAAAGAAGGAAACTGTTCGCGCCTTCGCATTTTGGGAGCTGTACTTCATCAGCCAGAGATTTCCTGATCGCCGGAAAGCTATCTTCAACGACATCGACCGCGAGGAGGGAGCAGCTTGGTCGCAAATCTTGCAAGCCGCCACCGATGTGATCACGGGCGTTACCACTCGCATCAGCGAGGCCAAGAACCCATCATCTGGCCCTAAGCCGGCGCCAGTCCAGCAGTCAGAGCCCGTCCTTCACTCCCTGCCACGGTTGACAGACCCCCCTAAAGCGGACAACATCTTCGCTCCGTCTCCCAAGGCATCAACCCGCCAACAGAAAATCGGCGAagccttcaccaccaccgccagagCTTACGGCAACTCCCCAGACTGGACGCCTACCGCACGCGCCAGGGCCCGCGATGTCTTGGACcgcgcctcctccgccatgcTGAGCCCGGAACGCAAGCAGAAGCTGCTCGGTTCCTCCCAGGAGCTCAAGATGCTCACCGCACCATCAACCAGCAAGCCCGAGAACCTGCATCCCTTCCTCGCtcagctcctccgctccCCACTAGGCCGACTCTTCCGTCAAACCTACGCTCGTCGCCTCTCTGGCATTGTCCTCGGCACACCCCACGCAACCATCTGCTCCATCATCGACGCCACTGAATCCCTCACCTGCCTTCTCATCAAGAGTCTCGCGGAGGACCAATACGGCAAGGTCCAAGCCGACGTGGCCACCGTCGTACGCCTCCTAACCGAGACCATCACGACCCTCGAACCTTTTATCAACGGTGGCCTCGACGCCCACTGGACAGACGTCAACTTCCCCCCATCCAGCAACCCGGAAGCACAAGCCGCGGCTCGCCGTGTCCCCGACGTCGACCTCGTCCTGGACACGATGAAGGCATCCCTGAAGGACCTCCTGTCCTCCTTCGGTCCTTACTTCAAGAACCTCGGTCTTGGACCCAAGGACTTACGactggccaaggaagctgCCGGTGTCGTAGAAGAGGATCCCTTTATCTAA
- the dspC gene encoding dual specificity phosphatase YVH1 (COG:V;~EggNog:ENOG410PHFA;~InterPro:IPR020422,IPR016278,IPR029021,IPR016130, IPR000387,IPR000340;~PFAM:PF00782;~go_function: GO:0004725 - protein tyrosine phosphatase activity [Evidence IEA];~go_function: GO:0008138 - protein tyrosine/serine/threonine phosphatase activity [Evidence IEA];~go_function: GO:0016791 - phosphatase activity [Evidence IEA];~go_process: GO:0006470 - protein dephosphorylation [Evidence IEA];~go_process: GO:0016311 - dephosphorylation [Evidence IEA]) encodes MAMNQIPGQNIYVGGILALKNKAALTRANITHVVSVLRLQPADDIFESFQHHCIEVDDVDDENLLEHFPAAVKFIQSGLDAGGGVLVHCAMGKSRSATVCIAYLLNRQPSALTPESALDIIRQNRPLCEPNPGFMEQLSVYHQMGCPDDVTSHPLYSRWLYRREVEESVACGRAPEMKSVLFEDEQPRQSQEPAGRMTEIKCRKCRRKLATTQFIIPHTTQKNARASTADCAHVFLHPLTWMRPSLFPGTDGETSSSPYGAPPEDAPLSGRLTCPNSSCGANIGKFAWQGMQCSCGEWVVPAIGLAKARVDISERVNIIRGPGNLPAAMGIRLPPGMRSNPTDESNGRGNL; translated from the exons ATGGCGATGAATCAGATCCCTGGACAGAATATCTACGTTGGAGG CATACTGGCACTCAAGAACAAGGCAGCCTTGACTCGAGCAAACATTACACATGTTGTTTCCGTGTTACGCCTCCAGCCAGCTGATGATATCTTCGAGTCTTTTCAACACCACTGTATAGAGGTCGACGATGTCGACGATGAGAACTTACTAGAACATTTCCCAGCTGCTGTAAAGTTCATCCAGTCCGGTCTTGATGCCGGCGGAGGAGTGCTTGTCCATTG TGCGATGGGAAAATCCCGATCAGCCACTGTTTGTATCGCGTATCTGCTCAACCGTCAGCCTAGCGCACTGACACCAGAGTCCGCTCTTGACATCATCAGACAGAACCGACCGCTATGTGAGCCAAATCCTGGGTTCATGGAGCAGCTCTCCGTCTACCATCAGATGGGATGTCCAGATGATGTTACCAGCCACCCCCTCTACAGCCGGTGGCTTTACCGCcgcgaggtggaggagagtgtAGCATGTGGTCGAGCACCCGAGATGAAGTCCGTGCTGTTTGAAGACGAGCAGCCGCGCCAATCACAGGAGCCTGCGGGTCGTATGACAGAGATCAAATGTCGCAAATGCCG GCGCAAGTTGGCGACCACGCAATTCATCATTCCCCATACCACTCAAAAGAACGCCAGAGCATCCACGGCTGATTGCGCTCATGTCTTCTTGCACCCACTGACGTGGATGCGCCCGTCGCTCTTTCCTGGCACCGATGGAGAAACCTCCAGCTCGCCTTATGGAGCGCCGCCAGAAGACGCCCCTTTGTCTGGCCGTCTGACTTGCCCCAACTCGTCCTGCGGAGCTAATATTGGCAAATTTGCCTGGCAAGGTATGCAATGTAGCTGCGGCGAGTGGGTTGTCCCTGCGATTGGCCTTGCAAAGGCCAGAGTGGACATTTCCGAGAGGGTCAACATTATCCGCGGACCAGGCAACTTGCCAGCTGCGATGGGCATTCGTCTGCCGCCTGGAATGCGGTCTAATCCCACGGATGAGAGCAACGGACGCGGAAACCTTTAG
- the znfA gene encoding putative C2H2 finger domain protein (COG:S;~EggNog:ENOG410PH2E;~InterPro:IPR013087), giving the protein MDIPRLAPPSINVYDFNSGSYDHQHSPARSPCNMPGQSFSGPMPIPTSSMSNLAPPPLPPPPRISDLEDGYDAGWLHANVRGPHKLAPINPNSSLFGGHRRPEASPQSDRMAIDELDGRQSGLPFSRSPEAHIRIEPPPPMDEGFRNAISVNSPSPILKGERDFSRRSVKDSSDAYDQHLLSKIGKPLSPRQSISSGSENKGLLSTLTIPSRTFGGLPSPGGSEGSSLDVRWPSSYQSGGISPGTKIGWKDYVGGRSPSVESSAPSSAVDYDQPGYMRDLSRRRGGGTTPLYDETTSLPSRSNRGSYDQGVFSDIEGEFSTDESLPPRIFNVRQATPPYLEATKPGTKRRASSPPREPIVGDRHVLNVATSNGDLSQRRTSGHPFGNSLSVNVPYAPSHGSLSAASSLSLRTSGSYSSTAFSLGGSSMTSYDRSPGGLSPNSDLDTFHDKSILNPSSPVNLPGPSISRNPPSTGTLEPSSVDTARKVSMQTTLALPKPAGPKMGGLYICDCCPKKPKKFDSPEELRAHEMEKQYSCLYCNNRFKNKNEAERHQNSLHLRRHSWSCAALPGYQAAFHPSSSSAQTSSGPSHDICGYCGEEFPNFPQPDWDRRFEHLTAVHKFGECNNAKKFYRADHFRQHLKHSHAGTSGKWTNILENACMKEEAPPEPKNGSGNGSGTLASNKINEVLSGC; this is encoded by the exons ATGGACATTCCGCGACTTGCGCCTCCTTCGATTAACGTGTATGACTTCAACAGTGGTAGTTACGACCACCAGCATTCCCCCGCCAGATCGCCTTGTAACATGCCCGGGCAATCGTTTTCGGGACCTATGCCTATTCCAACGAGTTCAATGAGCAATCTCGCTCCTCCGCctttaccaccaccaccccgaaTCAGTGACCTTGAGGACGGCTACGACGCTGGCTGGCTGCATGCAAATGTTAGAGGACCACACAAACTTGCTCCGATAAATCCCAACTCTAGTCTTTTTGGCGGTCACCGTCGCCCGGAAGCTTCGCCTCAGAGTGATAGAATGGCTATCGACGAGTTAGATGGTCGACAAAGCGGTTTACCTTTCTCTAGGAGTCCCGAGGCCCACATCAGAATTgaacccccaccaccaatggATGAAGGGTTCCGGAACGCCATTTCAGTCAACAGTCCCAGCCCGATTCtgaagggggagagagactTCTCTCGACGAAGCGTGAAGGATTCATCAGATGCCTACGACCAACACCTTTTGTCGAAAATAGGAAAACCGCTTTCTCCACGACAGTCTATCAGCTCTGGTAGCGAGAACAAGGGCTTACTTTCAACCCTCACTATACCCTCGAGGACTTTTGGTGgcctcccttctcccggTGGTTCCGAGGGGTCTAGTCTTGATGTCAGGTGGCCGAGTAGCTACCAGTCGGGTGGGATATCGCCTGGGACCAAGATTGGCTGGAAAGATTATGTCGGAGGGCGAAGTCCAAGCGTTGAGAGTAGTGCCCCATCGTCTGCGGTGGACTATGACCAACCAGGGTACATGCGCGACCTGTCGCGCCGTCGTGGCGGTGGAACGACTCCCCTATACGACGAAACTACCAGTCTGCCCAGTCGATCAAACCGAGGAAGCTACGACCAAGGCGTCTTCTCTGACATAGAAGGCGAATTCTCAACTGACGAATCGCTTCCCCCTCGAATCTTCAATGTCCGACAAGCAACGCCACCTTATTTGGAAGCTACCAAGCCAGGCACGAAGCGGAGAGcgtcctctcctccccgtgAGCCGATTGTTGGCGATAGACATGTTCTTAACGTGGCCACGAGTAATGGGGACCTCTCCCAGCGACGGACAAGTGGCCATCCATTTGGCAACTCTCTATCGGTCAATGTTCCTTATGCGCCCAGTCACGGAAGCCTCTCAGCTGCTTCATCCTTGAGCCTACGAACCTCTGGGTCTTACTCCTCGACGGCCTTCTCTCTAGGGGGAAGCAGCATGACGAGCTATGATCGCTCACCCGGGGGACTGTCTCCCAATTCCGACCTTGACACCTTCCATGATAAGTCGATTCTCAACCCTAGTTCTCCCGTGAATCTCCCGGGCCCGTCCATCTCGAGAAATCCCCCAAGTACCGGCACCTTGGAACCATCTAGCGTCGACACTGCTCGGAAAGTATCCATGCAAACGACACTTGCCCTGCCAAAGCCTGCAGGGCCGAAAATGGGCGGACTGTATATTTGCGATTGTTGTCCTAAGAAGCCCAAAAAGTTCGACAGTCCAGAGGAACTTCG TGCCCatgagatggagaagcagtACTCATGCTTATACTGCAACAATCGcttcaagaacaagaacgagGCAGAGCGTCATCAGAATTCCCTCCACTTGCGGCGTCACTCTTGGTCTTGCGCAGCCCTTCCTGGATATCAAGCAGCGTTCCAtccctcgtcttcttcagccCAAACGAGCTCTGGGCCTTCCCACGACATTTGCGGGTACTGTGGTGAAGAGTTCCCGAATTTCCCACAGCCAGACTGGGACCGCAGATTCGAGCATCTTACAGCAGTGCACAAGTTTGGAGAGTGCAACAATGCGAAGAAGTTCTATCGTGCCGACCATTTCCGACAGCATCTGAAACATAGCCATGCTGGTACGAGCGGGAAGTGGACCAACATATTGGAGAACGCTTgcatgaaggaagaagcaccTCCCGAGCCCAAGAATGGCAGTGGCAACGGAAGTGGGACGCTTGCATCAAATAAGATCAACGAGGTCCTCAGTGGTTGCTGA
- a CDS encoding putative acyl-CoA thioester hydrolase (COG:I;~EggNog:ENOG410PFXJ;~InterPro:IPR033120,IPR029069) — protein MFGLSTRRSAASRSKCLTNTPTSLSSSVRSPAHRSLLSARDFHPSQHNAAFRPTWMPMRVKTPWIEALTKSRETAKSSQGATAAPSAKPDLTPKKMSDSYYSAVLPLAQDKWLLDTYLNASGHIRLGSLLMDLDALAGVIAYRHAGDSVTTVTAAVDRITIEHPLMEICDLELSGQVTYATGRSSMEISIQVAKAPAPGKEVEPEDVLITCAFTMVSLDPATKKPVNIAPLVVETAEERLLFKQGEENYQAKKALRSKSLLETAPDAEESNLIHSMWTKEMSYLNPENPAQRPSNNVFMSDTVLKSAMIMQPQDRNRHNFMIFGGFLLKQTFELAFCCAASFSHSRPNFISLDPSTFENSVPVGSVLYLRATVAYTEPLEREGVESKYTKVRVRVDTKVRDVEHGTKKPTGMFNYTFLVEKDVQVMPKSYNEFMIWTDARRRSENAAAMLHGSKEPSALRGLKDSVTE, from the exons ATGTTCGGCTTAAGTACAAGACGCTCCGCCGCGTCGCGCTCCAAATGTCTTACCAACACCCCGACCAGCTTAAGTAGCAGTGTCCGCTCACCTGCGCACCGATCTCTGCTCTCAGCCCGCGACTTTCACCCCAGTCAACACAATGCCGCATTCCGACCTACTTGGATGCCTATGAGAGTTAAGACTCCTTGGATTGAGGCACTCACGAAAAGTCGCGAGACTGCAAAGTCTAGTCAGGGGGCTACTGCTGCGCCCTCGGCGAAACCTGATCTgacgccgaagaagatgtcGGATAGTTATTATAGCGCC GTTCTGCCTCTGGCTCAGGATAAATGGCTGCTTGATACGTATCTTAATGCTTCAGGACATATCAG ATTGGGGTCCCTGCTTATGGACCTCGATGCGCTGGCGGGTGTCATTGCCTACAGACATGCTGGTGATTCGGTCACTACGGTCACGGCGGCCGTGGATCGCATTACCATTGAGCATCCGCTGATGGAGATCTGTGACCTCGAACTCAGCGGTCAGGTCACGTATGCGACGGGTCGCTCTAGTATGGAGATCTCCATTCAGGTGGCCAAGGCTCCTGCTCCGGGAAAGGAGGTTGAGCCGGAGGATGTGCTCATCACCTGTGCGTTTACGATGGTGTCGTTGGATCCTGCGACGAAGAA GCCCGTCAACATCGCCCCCCTAGTGGTCGAAACAGCCGAAGAGCGTCTCCTCTTCAAGCAAGGCGAAGAGAACTACCAAGCCAAGAAGGCACTACGATCCAAGAGTCTTCTTGAGACAGCCCCCGATGCGGAAGAGAGTAACCTCATTCACTCCATGTGGACAAAGGAAATGTCCTATCTCA ACCCCGAAAACCCCGCCCAACGACCCTCCAACAACGTCTTCATGAGCGACACCGTGCTCAAATCCGCCATGATCATGCAACCTCAAGACCGCAACCGCCACAACTTCATGATCTTCGGTGGCTTCCTTCTCAAACAGACCTTTGAGCTTGCCTTCTGCTGCGCCGCGTCCTTCTCGCACTCTCGccccaacttcatctccctGGACCCTAGCACGTTCGAGAACTCCGTGCCCGTGGGTAGCGTGCTGTATCTACGCGCCACGGTGGCTTATACGGAGCCGCTGGAACGCGAGGGCGTGGAGAGCAAGTACACGAAGGTGCGGGTGCGGGTGGACACGAAGGTGAGAGATGTGGAGCACGGAACCAAGAAGCCCACGGGCATGTTCAATTATACCTTCCTCGTGGAGAAGGATGTGCAGGTCATGCCCAAGAGTTACAATGAGTTTATGATCTGGACAGATGCTAGGAGACGGTCGGAGAATGCGGCGGCTATGTTGCATGGGTCGAAGGAGCCGAGTGCGCTGAGAGGACTGAAGGATAGTGTTACGgagtag
- a CDS encoding AAA-ATPase Vps4-associated 1 family protein (BUSCO:EOG092651K1;~COG:S;~EggNog:ENOG410PPN4;~InterPro:IPR013640;~PFAM:PF08432) — MSMSLQNIWHLRRVADTAAKACYICYKPSSSVLITPDNRDFFYVCPSHLQDRHFCSPIVDTEAAAAKAKEEAMAREIERVKREYEEKQQRKKNKDAEKEKDKKEDDKDKEKDDKSATKKGDEEDKKMQKERDDKIESIKKSTTSSDDSPRVFALHKNFYQMRIDRMRNAEMARRNRQRLQDPSLFPSVPTGGL, encoded by the exons ATGTCAATGTCCCTCCAAAACATCTGGCATCTGCGCCGAGTAGCAGATACAGCCGCCAAGGCATGTTACATTTGCTACAAGCCATCGAGTAGTGTATTAATCACCCCTGATAATCGG GACTTCTTCTACGTCTGCCCCTCTCACCTCCAAGACCGCCACTTCTGCTCTCCTATTGTCGATACAGAAGCGGCGGCCGCCAAGGCCAAAGAAGAGGCTATGGCGAGGGAGATTGAGAGAGTGAAGAGGGAGTatgaggagaagcagcagcggaagaagaacaaggacgctgagaaggagaaggataagaaggaagatgataaAGACAAGGAAAAGGATGATAAGTCTGCTACGAAGaagggggatgaggaggataagAAAATGCAAAAGGAACGGGATGATAAG ATCGAGAGTATCAAGAAATCGACCACCTCGTCGGATGACTCGCCGAGGGTATTTGCGTTGCATAA GAACTTCTATCAGATGCGTATTGACAGGATGCGCAATGCTGAGATGGCTAGAAGGAATCGTCAGCGTTTACAGGATCCTTCTCTGTTCCCGTCTGTCCCGACTGGGGGGCTGTGA
- a CDS encoding uncharacterized protein (COG:O;~EggNog:ENOG410PN8W;~InterPro:IPR033121,IPR021109,IPR001461,IPR034164;~MEROPS:MER0078983;~PFAM:PF00026;~go_function: GO:0004190 - aspartic-type endopeptidase activity [Evidence IEA];~go_process: GO:0006508 - proteolysis [Evidence IEA]) — MHLSQRLVTAAYLCASATAFIPYTIELETSDDISARDSLSRRFLPVPKPSDALTDDSTSSSSDESLSLNIKRVPVRRDNNFKIVVAETPSWSNTAALDQDGSDISYISVVNIGSDEKSMYMLLDTGGSDTWVFGTNCTSTPCTMHNTFGSDDSSTLEMTSEEWSVGYGTGSVSGLLGKDKLTIANVTVQMTFGLASNASDNFESYPMDGILGLGRTNDSSYNNPTFMDAVAETNVFKSNIVGFALSRSPAKDGTVSFGTTDKDKYTGDITYTDTVGSDSYWRIPVDDVYVSGTSCDFSNKSAIIDTGTSYAMLPSSDSKTLHSLIPDATSSGNYHIIPCNTTAKLQVQFSGVNYTISPKDYVGATSGSGCVSNIISYDLFGDDIWLLGDTFLKNVYAVFDYDELRVGFAERSSNSSSTSNSTSSGTSRTSGSTTTGSSTTTTSSASSSSSSDAESGSGMTMPAPQHFFSALAIASLMLWL; from the coding sequence ATGCATCTCTCACAGCGTCTTGTTACAGCAGCGTATCTTTGCGCCAGTGCCACGGCTTTCATCCCATACACCATCGAACTCGAGACATCGGATGACATCTCAGCTCGTGACTCATTATCTCGACGTTTTCTGCCTGTGCCAAAACCGAGCGATGCTCTGACAGACGACTccacttcatcttccagcgaTGAGTCCCTGTCGCTGAACATCAAAAGGGTTCCTGTTCGCCGTGACAATAATTTCAAGATTGTGGTAGCCGAAACTCCCTCCTGGTCCAACACCGCCGCTCTCGATCAAGATGGTAGCGACATATCATACATCTCTGTTGTCAATATTGGATCCGATGAGAAATCTATGTACATGTTGCTCGACACAGGAGGCTCTGATACATGGGTCTTCGGTACCAACTGCACGTCCACACCCTGCACGATGCACAACACCTTCGGATCGGACGATTCCTCAACGCTTGAAATGACATCTGAAGAGTGGAGTGTGGGCTACGGAACCGGGTCTGTCAGCGGCCTGCTAGGCAAAGACAAGCTCACGATTGCGAATGTAACTGTACAGATGACTTTCGGGCTTGCTTCCAACGCATCGGATAACTTCGAGTCGTACCCCATGGACGGCATTCTCGGTCTCGGTCGAACCAACGATAGTTCCTACAATAATCCAACCTTCATGGATGCTGTTGCAGAAACTAACGTCTTCAAGTCGAACATCGTTGGATTTGCCCTTTCGCGTAGCCCCGCCAAAGACGGCACCGTCAGCTTTGGCACTACTGACAAGGACAAGTACACTGGCGATATCACTTACACCGATACCGTCGGGTCGGACAGCTATTGGCGCATTCCCGTGGACGATGTCTATGTTAGCGGCACTTCATGCGATTTCTCCAACAAGTCTGCCATCATCGATACCGGAACGTCTTACGCTATGCTTCCTTCGAGCGACTCGAAGACGCTGCACAGTCTGATTCCCGACGCCACTTCTTCTGGGAACTACCACATTATCCCGTGCAACACAACCGCTAAGCTACAAGTGCAATTCTCTGGTGTGAATTACACCATCTCGCCAAAGGACTACGTAGGAGCAACCTCTGGTTCTGGATGCGTTTCGAACATTATCAGCTATGACCTTTTCGGCGATGACATTTGGCTCCTGGGCGACACTTTCCTCAAGAATGTGTATGCCGTGTTTGACTACGATGAGTTACGGGTTGGATTTGCAGAGCGATCCTCGAACAGCAGCTCTACGTCGAACTCTACGAGCTCTGGAACAAGCCGTACCTCGGGATCCACAACAACGGGCAGCTCAACGACTACAACGAGCTCTGCTAGCTCTAGTAGCTCTTCGGATGCTGAATCGGGAAGTGGAATGACAATGCCCGCTCCTCAGCATTTCTTCTCTGCTTTGGCGATTGCTTCTCTCATGCTTTGGCTCTAG